In Persicimonas caeni, a single window of DNA contains:
- a CDS encoding plasmid pRiA4b ORF-3 family protein, with amino-acid sequence MSDATCRICGKSYSERGMTRHLQSCLAKHADAKKSGVHLKVTDPYNSDYWLQLVAARDATLEGLDNLLRNVWLECCGHLSEFEIDGVRYDPCGGGDSLGFGPPVRSADVPIVRVLDDGAEFAYAYDFGSTTHLEGRSYGAAPWPADLAVESPESVRRIIVLARNEAPVFECTVCGKPAAWVCTECQWEAEGFLCQEHARTHECGTSWLLPVVNSPRMGVCDYSGPSDAMASEGWEREDEPTRSGREVVDELFEEPPVDEAELAYRIGQADADELLAALVDRAERGDIGRGERAWVMAIFGDLGLGDQLERLQKVVADPDADEALRRFAFAALSGDERVDMDELVGLVGEGEVAGMLADSMATLLGYAEEAPELFMQVADMLLASGAEQRDALFGVVEEQRHELGLDAGLVYRAVLAEPAYEPLWPILGAAVVEDAVVADAELLEDAAAWAESDEVERTLRRQALELRTSALDGGRHIEGVGLFGSCDGSGAFPIFLARKRSDGSLTVINLLFRTTGELRDGFAADFEGRDELAGIQEAMRAQAASELLEVPVEVAAALCHERLERAEAQGTLPDEFSELAWRVRRLPADDAAVRRPPEAREQVSLERTRQLLSRPQCQYWFVDITELIEADVEAPPNVVGSPDEAWFDAALARLAEADDTVERVASLAEHTAQWHALAEDDTLAAEFASLAEHTRRDPAHSPLMRGMLEKGLQGAQGFEEGTDIEAGRLEAAEDAELRRAMRHRFFSGLEVPVGFDVVHLATSCASFVLLESLFPAIADSRQPRPEQLYELAYELGEVIAAYLTNQQVFDEDELPMLIAQQLAAHGLVAADLARVLPPFLDQMQVYFDFVAPEAFFAAMQRPETRMAEAFYR; translated from the coding sequence ATGTCTGACGCAACCTGCCGCATTTGTGGAAAGAGCTACTCCGAGCGCGGGATGACCCGCCACCTGCAGAGTTGTCTCGCAAAGCACGCGGACGCCAAAAAGTCCGGCGTGCACCTGAAGGTCACCGACCCGTACAACTCGGACTACTGGTTGCAACTGGTAGCTGCGCGTGATGCCACCTTGGAGGGCCTCGACAACCTGTTGCGCAACGTCTGGCTGGAGTGCTGCGGACACTTGAGCGAGTTCGAAATCGACGGGGTGCGCTACGACCCATGCGGCGGCGGCGACAGCCTGGGGTTTGGCCCGCCGGTACGCTCGGCGGACGTGCCGATCGTGCGGGTGCTCGACGACGGCGCCGAGTTTGCGTACGCCTACGATTTCGGCTCCACGACCCATCTGGAGGGCCGTTCGTACGGCGCTGCGCCGTGGCCGGCCGACCTCGCCGTCGAATCGCCGGAGTCCGTGCGCCGGATCATAGTGTTGGCGCGAAATGAGGCGCCGGTCTTCGAATGTACGGTCTGCGGAAAACCCGCCGCGTGGGTTTGTACGGAGTGTCAATGGGAGGCCGAGGGCTTTTTGTGCCAAGAGCATGCCCGCACGCACGAGTGCGGCACCTCGTGGCTGCTTCCGGTGGTCAACTCACCGCGCATGGGCGTGTGTGATTATTCGGGGCCGAGCGATGCGATGGCGTCAGAAGGTTGGGAGCGTGAGGACGAGCCGACGCGCTCGGGGCGCGAGGTGGTCGACGAGCTGTTCGAAGAGCCGCCGGTCGACGAGGCCGAGTTGGCCTATCGCATCGGCCAGGCGGACGCCGACGAACTCCTCGCCGCCCTGGTCGACCGCGCCGAGCGCGGCGACATCGGACGTGGCGAGCGCGCCTGGGTCATGGCGATCTTCGGCGATCTGGGCCTCGGCGACCAGCTCGAGCGGCTGCAGAAGGTTGTCGCCGACCCCGACGCCGACGAGGCGCTTCGCCGGTTTGCGTTCGCGGCGCTTTCGGGAGACGAGCGCGTCGACATGGATGAGCTGGTCGGCCTGGTCGGCGAGGGCGAAGTGGCCGGCATGCTTGCCGACAGCATGGCGACCCTTTTGGGCTACGCCGAGGAGGCGCCCGAGCTGTTCATGCAAGTCGCCGACATGCTGCTTGCCAGTGGGGCGGAGCAACGCGACGCGCTGTTTGGCGTGGTCGAAGAGCAACGACACGAGCTCGGGCTCGACGCCGGCCTCGTCTACCGCGCGGTGCTCGCCGAGCCGGCCTACGAGCCGTTGTGGCCGATATTGGGCGCGGCGGTGGTCGAAGACGCCGTGGTCGCCGACGCCGAACTCCTCGAAGACGCGGCCGCGTGGGCCGAGAGTGACGAGGTCGAGCGCACCCTGCGCCGCCAGGCGCTCGAGCTGCGCACCAGCGCACTCGACGGCGGCCGTCATATCGAGGGCGTGGGGCTGTTCGGCTCCTGCGACGGCAGCGGCGCCTTCCCCATCTTCTTGGCTCGCAAACGCTCCGACGGGTCGCTGACGGTGATCAACTTGTTGTTTCGCACCACCGGCGAGTTGCGCGATGGTTTTGCCGCGGACTTCGAGGGGCGCGACGAGCTTGCGGGCATCCAAGAGGCGATGCGCGCCCAGGCCGCCTCCGAACTCCTCGAGGTGCCCGTCGAGGTGGCCGCGGCCCTGTGCCACGAGCGGCTGGAGCGTGCCGAGGCGCAGGGGACGCTCCCCGACGAGTTCTCCGAGTTGGCCTGGCGAGTGCGGCGCTTGCCTGCCGATGACGCCGCGGTTCGGCGGCCGCCCGAGGCGCGCGAGCAGGTCTCCTTGGAACGTACCCGCCAGCTTCTGAGCCGGCCGCAGTGCCAGTATTGGTTTGTGGACATCACCGAGCTCATCGAGGCCGACGTGGAGGCGCCTCCGAACGTGGTCGGCTCGCCCGACGAAGCGTGGTTCGACGCCGCGCTCGCCAGACTCGCCGAGGCCGACGACACCGTCGAGCGGGTGGCGAGCTTGGCCGAGCACACCGCCCAGTGGCATGCGCTGGCCGAAGACGACACGCTGGCCGCCGAGTTTGCGAGTCTGGCCGAGCACACGCGCCGCGACCCCGCCCACAGCCCCCTGATGCGCGGCATGCTCGAAAAAGGGCTGCAGGGTGCGCAGGGCTTCGAAGAGGGCACTGATATCGAGGCCGGTCGCCTCGAGGCCGCCGAGGACGCCGAACTTCGCCGGGCGATGCGCCATCGCTTCTTCAGCGGCCTCGAGGTGCCGGTGGGCTTCGACGTCGTCCACCTGGCGACGAGTTGCGCGAGCTTCGTGCTCCTCGAGTCGTTGTTTCCGGCCATCGCCGACAGTCGGCAGCCGCGACCCGAGCAACTCTACGAACTCGCCTACGAACTCGGTGAAGTCATCGCGGCCTACCTGACCAATCAGCAGGTATTCGACGAAGACGAACTCCCCATGCTCATCGCCCAACAACTCGCCGCCCACGGCCTGGTCGCCGCCGACCTGGCTCGCGTGTTGCCGCCGTTTCTCGACCAGATGCAGGTCTACTTCGATTTCGTCGCCCCCGAGGCGTTCTTTGCGGCGATGCAGCGGCCGGAGACGCGCATGGCCGAGGCGTTCTACAGGTGA
- a CDS encoding LysR family transcriptional regulator — MAFAVFARHRNFTRAAEELFISQPALHQKVSKLSEELDVPLYVRNGRELTLTEEGRIVAAHAREVGSLTEDVIARLDASKRRGTVALASGAGAFLHLIEPVIPRARKGPFPLRLLTMRGHEAAEAVRQARAHVAVGVFEGNRHGLECHPWLDVDQMLVVPADHRLAGHSEVVAADLEGESLIVPPEGHPNRVKTERVLSGVTWHNAVEALGYELAIAFVGHRLGVTIMNDFVNLPDGFVGIPMLGFPTVTFEVAVREGTPHEGARWLCDLLLGANQLDD; from the coding sequence ATGGCCTTTGCGGTTTTCGCCCGGCACCGGAATTTCACGCGCGCCGCCGAAGAACTCTTCATCTCTCAACCCGCGCTCCACCAGAAGGTGAGCAAGCTGTCCGAGGAGCTCGACGTGCCGCTATACGTGCGCAATGGTCGAGAGCTGACGCTGACCGAGGAGGGTCGCATCGTCGCGGCGCATGCGCGCGAGGTCGGCTCTTTGACCGAGGACGTCATCGCCCGGCTCGACGCATCGAAGCGACGGGGCACCGTCGCGCTGGCCTCCGGCGCCGGGGCGTTCTTGCATCTGATCGAGCCGGTGATTCCCAGAGCGCGCAAGGGCCCCTTTCCCCTGCGCTTGTTGACGATGCGCGGCCACGAGGCCGCCGAGGCCGTTCGCCAGGCGCGCGCCCACGTAGCGGTGGGGGTCTTCGAGGGGAACCGGCACGGCTTGGAGTGTCACCCCTGGCTCGACGTCGATCAGATGCTAGTCGTCCCCGCCGATCACAGGCTCGCCGGCCATAGCGAAGTCGTCGCCGCCGACCTCGAAGGCGAGTCGTTGATCGTGCCGCCCGAGGGCCATCCCAACCGCGTCAAGACCGAGCGCGTTCTGTCCGGTGTCACCTGGCACAACGCGGTGGAAGCGCTGGGCTACGAGTTGGCCATCGCGTTTGTCGGCCACCGGCTCGGCGTCACGATCATGAACGACTTCGTCAACTTGCCCGACGGGTTCGTGGGTATCCCCATGCTTGGATTTCCAACCGTGACGTTCGAGGTCGCCGTGCGCGAAGGCACGCCCCACGAAGGCGCGCGCTGGCTGTGCGACCTGTTGCTCGGCGCAAACCAGCTCGACGATTGA